The proteins below are encoded in one region of Phyllopteryx taeniolatus isolate TA_2022b chromosome 11, UOR_Ptae_1.2, whole genome shotgun sequence:
- the echs1 gene encoding enoyl-CoA hydratase, mitochondrial — protein MAFVCRNAAALLKLSRATPALLSTAVRLCSSGVHYEYIMVEKRGEKKNVGFIQLNRPKALNALCDGLMKEVGQALDAFESDGDVGAIVITGSERAFAAGADIKEMQNRTFQECYGGNFLAHWNRVSTVKKPVIAAVNGFALGGGCELAMMCDIIYAGEKAQFGQPEIMLGTIPGAGGTQRLTRAVGKSLAMEMVLTGDKITAQEAKQSGLVSKICPVDQLVSEAVKCGEKIATNSKLVSAMAKEAVNAAFELTLAEGNRLEKRLFHATFATDDRKEGMTAFVEKRKANFQDK, from the exons ATGGCGTTTGTTTGCAGAAATGCTGCCGCACTGCTGAAATTGAGCCGAGCAACACCCGCCTTGCTCTCGACTGCCGTCCGCCTGTGCAGCTCGG GTGTCCACTATGAGTATATTATGGTGGAGAAGCGAGGAGAGAAGAAGAATGTGGGTTTCATCCAGTTGAATCGCCCTAAAGCTCTCAACGCGCTGTGTGATGGCTTAATGAAGGAGGTGGGTCAGGCCTTGGACGCCTTCGAGAGCGACGGAGACGTGGGTGCCATCGTCATCACTGGCAGCGAAAGGGCGTTTGCAG CCGGAGCGGACATAAAAGAAATGCAGAATCGAACTTTCCAGGAGTGTTATGGGGGGAACTTTCTGGCTCACTGGAACAGAGTATCCACTGTGAAGAAGCCTGTGATTGCTGCTGTCAACGGATTTGCA TTGGGAGGAGGCTGCGAGTTGGCGATGATGTGTGACATCATCTACGCTGGAGAGAAGGCACAGTTTGGCCAACCAGAGATCATGTTGGGGACCATCCCTG GGGCAGGGGGCACCCAGCGTCTGACCCGTGCGGTGGGCAAGTCTCTGGCCATGGAGATGGTGCTGACAGGAGACAAAATTACTGCCCAAGAAGCTAAGCAGTCAG GTTTGGTGAGTAAAATTTGCCCCGTTGACCAGCTGGTGTCTGAAGCGGTGAAATGTGGTGAGAAAATTGCCACTAATTCCAAACTGGTGTCCGCCATGGCCAAAGAGGCAGTTAATGCAG CCTTCGAACTGACTTTGGCCGAGGGCAATCGTTTGGAAAAGCGTTTGTTCCACGCAACGTTTGCTACG GATGATCGTAAGGAGGGTATGACTGCATTTGTGGAGAAGAGAAAAGCCAATTTTCAGGACAAGTGA
- the sprn gene encoding shadow of prion protein — MNQVLATCWMFLLLSASLCEPALCKGGRGGSRGSSRGSPARSTTAGSYRRAGSYGGPRSRFRAAGRTSPVRVAAAAAAGAAVALTADKWYASAYRRSNADSEEELDYYNRTGYFDAHMSGSTAGASFCQMFYITMVTLSTKYSLLWDSML, encoded by the coding sequence ATGAACCAGGTGCTTGCAACCTGCTGGATGTTCCTCCTGCTCTCCGCCTCCCTGTGCGAGCCTGCGCTGTGCAAAGGGGGACGCGGGGGGTCCCGGGGCTCCTCTAGAGGCTCCCCCGCTCGCAGCACCACGGCGGGCTCTTACCGCAGGGCAGGCAGCTACGGCGGCCCGCGCTCTCGCTTCAGGGCGGCGGGCCGGACGTCCCCGGTGCGGGTGGCCGCCGCTGCGGCCGCGGGAGCTGCGGTGGCCCTGACGGCGGATAAATGGTACGCGTCTGCTTACCGCCGCAGCAACGCCGACTCCGAGGAGGAGCTGGATTATTACAACAGGACCGGTTACTTTGATGCCCATATGTCTGGCTCCACAGCGGGAGCATCCTTCTGTCAAATGTTCTACATCACCATGGTGACACTCTCCACCAAATATTCACTCTTGTGGGACTCCATGCTGTAG
- the mtg1 gene encoding mitochondrial ribosome-associated GTPase 1 isoform X2 has product MKLYRSLCDVAKFRSTFDFGGREVAHWFPGHMAKGLKQMRASLKSVDCIIEIHDARIPFSGRNPVFQETLDVKPHLLVLNKMDLADLSNKQRILKELDRNGVNNVLFTNCLKQRDENVTKLVPTVLEMMANSQRFNREENHNYCLMVIGVPNVGKSSLINSLRRTNLKKGRASRVGGEPGITRSVLTRIQVCERPIMYLLDTPGVLPPKIESVETGMKLALCGTILDHLVGEDIIADYLLYSLNRLEKFSYVEKYNLPEPTNNIQHVLKRIAVKLRKTQRVKAITGVDNKGIAVCTVHKCCIDKEQSSAPNKRKKL; this is encoded by the exons ATGAAACTGTACCGATCACTCTGCGATGTCGCCAAATTTCGAAGCACGTTCGACTTTGGAGGACGGGAAGTGGCTCACTGGTTCCCTGGACACATGGCGAAAG GGCTGAAGCAGATGAGAGCCAGTCTGAAGAGTGTGGACTGCATCATAGAAATACACGACGCGAGAAT CCCCTTCTCTGGCAGAAACCCTGTGTTTCAGGAGACCCTGGACGTTAAACCACATCTGCTCGTTCTTAACAAGATGGACCTGGCTGATCTGTCAAACAAACAG AGGATCTTGAAGGAGCTTGATAGAAATGGAGTGAACAATGTTCTGTTCACTAACTGTCTGAAGCAGCGGGACGAAAATGTCACCAAG TTGGTGCCGACTGTGTTGGAGATGATGGCAAACTCGCAACGCTTTAACAGAGAAGAG AATCATAATTATTGCCTGATGGTGATTGGAGTGCCCAATGTGGGAAAATCGTCACTTATCAACTCACTAAGaaggacaaatttgaaaaaag GCCGTGCGTCTCGAGTAGGTGGCGAGCCTGGCATAACTCGATCTGTCCTCACTAGGATTCAG GTTTGTGAACGGCCCATTATGTACCTGTTGGACACACCAGGAGTCTTGCCTCCGAAGATAGAGAGTGTTGAAACGGGTATGAAGCTGGCGTTATGTG GAACTATCCTGGACCATTTAGTGGGTGAGGATATCATCGCTGACTACTTGCTCTATTCTCTGAACCGGCTTGAGAAGTTCAG TTACGTGGAAAAATACAACCTGCCAGAGCCTACCAACAACATCCAACATGTCCTGAAACGCATCGCTGTGAAGCTCAGGAAGACTCAGCGTGTTAAAGCCATCACTGGTGTTG ATAACAAAGGTAttgctgtatgtacagtacacaagtgCTGTATAGATAAGGAACAGTCTTCTGCTCCTAACAAGAGGAAGAAGCTTTGA
- the mtg1 gene encoding mitochondrial ribosome-associated GTPase 1 isoform X1, producing MKLYRSLCDVAKFRSTFDFGGREVAHWFPGHMAKGLKQMRASLKSVDCIIEIHDARIPFSGRNPVFQETLDVKPHLLVLNKMDLADLSNKQRILKELDRNGVNNVLFTNCLKQRDENVTKLVPTVLEMMANSQRFNREENHNYCLMVIGVPNVGKSSLINSLRRTNLKKGRASRVGGEPGITRSVLTRIQVCERPIMYLLDTPGVLPPKIESVETGMKLALCGTILDHLVGEDIIADYLLYSLNRLEKFSYVEKYNLPEPTNNIQHVLKRIAVKLRKTQRVKAITGVGNVTITVPNYPAAAYDFIRAFRKGELGQVILD from the exons ATGAAACTGTACCGATCACTCTGCGATGTCGCCAAATTTCGAAGCACGTTCGACTTTGGAGGACGGGAAGTGGCTCACTGGTTCCCTGGACACATGGCGAAAG GGCTGAAGCAGATGAGAGCCAGTCTGAAGAGTGTGGACTGCATCATAGAAATACACGACGCGAGAAT CCCCTTCTCTGGCAGAAACCCTGTGTTTCAGGAGACCCTGGACGTTAAACCACATCTGCTCGTTCTTAACAAGATGGACCTGGCTGATCTGTCAAACAAACAG AGGATCTTGAAGGAGCTTGATAGAAATGGAGTGAACAATGTTCTGTTCACTAACTGTCTGAAGCAGCGGGACGAAAATGTCACCAAG TTGGTGCCGACTGTGTTGGAGATGATGGCAAACTCGCAACGCTTTAACAGAGAAGAG AATCATAATTATTGCCTGATGGTGATTGGAGTGCCCAATGTGGGAAAATCGTCACTTATCAACTCACTAAGaaggacaaatttgaaaaaag GCCGTGCGTCTCGAGTAGGTGGCGAGCCTGGCATAACTCGATCTGTCCTCACTAGGATTCAG GTTTGTGAACGGCCCATTATGTACCTGTTGGACACACCAGGAGTCTTGCCTCCGAAGATAGAGAGTGTTGAAACGGGTATGAAGCTGGCGTTATGTG GAACTATCCTGGACCATTTAGTGGGTGAGGATATCATCGCTGACTACTTGCTCTATTCTCTGAACCGGCTTGAGAAGTTCAG TTACGTGGAAAAATACAACCTGCCAGAGCCTACCAACAACATCCAACATGTCCTGAAACGCATCGCTGTGAAGCTCAGGAAGACTCAGCGTGTTAAAGCCATCACTGGTGTTG GGAATGTTACCATCACTGTTCCCAACTACCCTGCAGCAGCGTACGATTTCATCCGAGCCTTTAGGAAAGGAGAGCTAGGACAAGTGATTCTGGACTAA
- the mtg1 gene encoding mitochondrial ribosome-associated GTPase 1 isoform X3 produces the protein MRASLKSVDCIIEIHDARIPFSGRNPVFQETLDVKPHLLVLNKMDLADLSNKQRILKELDRNGVNNVLFTNCLKQRDENVTKLVPTVLEMMANSQRFNREENHNYCLMVIGVPNVGKSSLINSLRRTNLKKGRASRVGGEPGITRSVLTRIQVCERPIMYLLDTPGVLPPKIESVETGMKLALCGTILDHLVGEDIIADYLLYSLNRLEKFSYVEKYNLPEPTNNIQHVLKRIAVKLRKTQRVKAITGVGNVTITVPNYPAAAYDFIRAFRKGELGQVILD, from the exons ATGAGAGCCAGTCTGAAGAGTGTGGACTGCATCATAGAAATACACGACGCGAGAAT CCCCTTCTCTGGCAGAAACCCTGTGTTTCAGGAGACCCTGGACGTTAAACCACATCTGCTCGTTCTTAACAAGATGGACCTGGCTGATCTGTCAAACAAACAG AGGATCTTGAAGGAGCTTGATAGAAATGGAGTGAACAATGTTCTGTTCACTAACTGTCTGAAGCAGCGGGACGAAAATGTCACCAAG TTGGTGCCGACTGTGTTGGAGATGATGGCAAACTCGCAACGCTTTAACAGAGAAGAG AATCATAATTATTGCCTGATGGTGATTGGAGTGCCCAATGTGGGAAAATCGTCACTTATCAACTCACTAAGaaggacaaatttgaaaaaag GCCGTGCGTCTCGAGTAGGTGGCGAGCCTGGCATAACTCGATCTGTCCTCACTAGGATTCAG GTTTGTGAACGGCCCATTATGTACCTGTTGGACACACCAGGAGTCTTGCCTCCGAAGATAGAGAGTGTTGAAACGGGTATGAAGCTGGCGTTATGTG GAACTATCCTGGACCATTTAGTGGGTGAGGATATCATCGCTGACTACTTGCTCTATTCTCTGAACCGGCTTGAGAAGTTCAG TTACGTGGAAAAATACAACCTGCCAGAGCCTACCAACAACATCCAACATGTCCTGAAACGCATCGCTGTGAAGCTCAGGAAGACTCAGCGTGTTAAAGCCATCACTGGTGTTG GGAATGTTACCATCACTGTTCCCAACTACCCTGCAGCAGCGTACGATTTCATCCGAGCCTTTAGGAAAGGAGAGCTAGGACAAGTGATTCTGGACTAA
- the paox gene encoding peroxisomal N(1)-acetyl-spermine/spermidine oxidase isoform X2 — protein sequence MDIGGHPPWIPNVFTSSGRKVSFEDVFPAVEMFKELLAESSEFQEGGEPWPSMGQFIRAEVLQRSVKKWKADNKISLQRCMISTMLKVECCISGTHSLDDLGLGGNGLYKTTLGCDCTFPGGYEGLVRKLMSELPAGVVTYNQPARCIHWNNSDKRGAHVNIECDDGEMVAADHVVVAIPLGYLKKHHMSLFRPPLPLHKMHSIQRLGFGTNNKIFVEFDSPWWEEDCEVIYMVWEDEDAMVDQVEDIPGSWIKKLFGFTVLKPTERFGHVLCGWIAGHEASYMETLSEQEVLHAVTQLVRRFTGNPIITPRGVLRSQWCHDPWTCGSYSYPSRGCSLQDFENMMEPLPSKRSLSQPLQVLFAGEATHPSYFSTVHGALLSGWREADRLLAHYSSSTRPAQPTESKL from the exons ATGGACATCGGAGGACATCCTCCCTGGATCCCCAATGTCTTCACCAGCTCAG GTCGCAAGGTGAGCTTTGAGGATGTGTTCCCTGCTGTAGAGATGTTTAAAGAACTTCTGGCTGAGAGTTCAGAGTTTCAGGAGGGGGGGGAACCCTGGCCCAGCATGGGCCAATTTATACGTGCGGAG GTGCTACAAAGATCAGTCAAGAAGTGGAAAGcagacaataaaatatcttTGCAGCGGTGCATGATCAGCACCATGTTGAAGGTGGAGTGTTGCATTAGTGGTACTCACAGCTTGGATGACCTGGGCTTGGGTGGTAATGGCCTCTATAAAACAACACTGGGATGTGACTGCACCTTTCCAGG AGGTTATGAAGGTCTAGTCCGAAAGCTGATGTCAGAGCTGCCTGCTGGTGTGGTGACCTACAACCAGCCCGCTCGCTGCATCCACTGGAACAACTCTGACAAGAGAGGCGCACACGTGAACATCGAATGCGACGATGGGGAGATGGTGGCAGCTGATCATGTGGTCGTCGCAATTCCTTTAG GCTACTTAAAGAAGCACCATATGTCACTGTtccgtcctcctcttcctctgcacAAAATGCACTCCATCCAGAGATTAGGCTTTGGCaccaacaataaaatatttgtggAATTTGATTCGCCCTGGTGGGAGGAGGATTGCGAGGTCATCTACATGGTGTGGGAAGATGAG GATGCCATGGTGGACCAGGTGGAGGATATTCCAGGATCCTGGATAAAGAAATTGTTTGGCTTTACTGTGTTAAAACCCACTGAAAG GTTCGGCCATGTTTTGTGTGGCTGGATCGCTGGGCATGAGGCAAGTTATATGGAGACTTTGTCTGAGCAGGAGGTCCTGCACGCCGTCACACAACTCGTCCGCAGGTTTACAG GTAATCCCATAATTACTCCGCGGGGAGTCCTTAGGTCTCAATGGTGTCATGACCCCTGGACATGCGGATCATACAGTTACCCTTCAAGGGGCTGCTCATTGCAGGACTTTGAGAACATGATGGAGCctctgccatccaagcgatcACTCTCGCAA CCGCTGCAGGTGTTGTTTGCTGGAGAGGCGACTCATCCCTCCTACTTCTCCACCGTCCATGGAGCTCTTCTCTCTGGTTGGAGGGAAGCCGACAGGCTCCTCGCTCACTACTCGTCATCCACTCGTCCAGCACAGCCAACAGAGTCAAAGCTTTAA
- the paox gene encoding peroxisomal N(1)-acetyl-spermine/spermidine oxidase isoform X1, which yields MSSTGVDARVVITGCGISGIAAAHRLVKAGFNHVRILEATGRSGGRIKTGKFGDNIVEIGANWIHGPSEENPVFCLARQYGLLSPDALTPENQAMDIGGHPPWIPNVFTSSGRKVSFEDVFPAVEMFKELLAESSEFQEGGEPWPSMGQFIRAEVLQRSVKKWKADNKISLQRCMISTMLKVECCISGTHSLDDLGLGGNGLYKTTLGCDCTFPGGYEGLVRKLMSELPAGVVTYNQPARCIHWNNSDKRGAHVNIECDDGEMVAADHVVVAIPLGYLKKHHMSLFRPPLPLHKMHSIQRLGFGTNNKIFVEFDSPWWEEDCEVIYMVWEDEDAMVDQVEDIPGSWIKKLFGFTVLKPTERFGHVLCGWIAGHEASYMETLSEQEVLHAVTQLVRRFTGNPIITPRGVLRSQWCHDPWTCGSYSYPSRGCSLQDFENMMEPLPSKRSLSQPLQVLFAGEATHPSYFSTVHGALLSGWREADRLLAHYSSSTRPAQPTESKL from the exons ATGTCGTCCACGGGTGTCGACGCTAGAGTAGTAATCACAGGATGCGGTATATCGGGGATAGCAGCGGCACACAGACTCGTTAAAGCAGGATTTAATCATGTGCGGATACTCGAAGCGACCGGAAGAAGCGGGGGGAGGATTAAAACGGGAAAATTTG GTGATAACATTGTGGAGATAGGGGCCAACTGGATCCACGGACCGTCCGAAGAGAACCCAGTATTTTGTTTGGCTCGGCAATACGGCCTGCTGAGTCCAGACGCTCTCACCCCAGAGAACCAGGCGATGGACATCGGAGGACATCCTCCCTGGATCCCCAATGTCTTCACCAGCTCAG GTCGCAAGGTGAGCTTTGAGGATGTGTTCCCTGCTGTAGAGATGTTTAAAGAACTTCTGGCTGAGAGTTCAGAGTTTCAGGAGGGGGGGGAACCCTGGCCCAGCATGGGCCAATTTATACGTGCGGAG GTGCTACAAAGATCAGTCAAGAAGTGGAAAGcagacaataaaatatcttTGCAGCGGTGCATGATCAGCACCATGTTGAAGGTGGAGTGTTGCATTAGTGGTACTCACAGCTTGGATGACCTGGGCTTGGGTGGTAATGGCCTCTATAAAACAACACTGGGATGTGACTGCACCTTTCCAGG AGGTTATGAAGGTCTAGTCCGAAAGCTGATGTCAGAGCTGCCTGCTGGTGTGGTGACCTACAACCAGCCCGCTCGCTGCATCCACTGGAACAACTCTGACAAGAGAGGCGCACACGTGAACATCGAATGCGACGATGGGGAGATGGTGGCAGCTGATCATGTGGTCGTCGCAATTCCTTTAG GCTACTTAAAGAAGCACCATATGTCACTGTtccgtcctcctcttcctctgcacAAAATGCACTCCATCCAGAGATTAGGCTTTGGCaccaacaataaaatatttgtggAATTTGATTCGCCCTGGTGGGAGGAGGATTGCGAGGTCATCTACATGGTGTGGGAAGATGAG GATGCCATGGTGGACCAGGTGGAGGATATTCCAGGATCCTGGATAAAGAAATTGTTTGGCTTTACTGTGTTAAAACCCACTGAAAG GTTCGGCCATGTTTTGTGTGGCTGGATCGCTGGGCATGAGGCAAGTTATATGGAGACTTTGTCTGAGCAGGAGGTCCTGCACGCCGTCACACAACTCGTCCGCAGGTTTACAG GTAATCCCATAATTACTCCGCGGGGAGTCCTTAGGTCTCAATGGTGTCATGACCCCTGGACATGCGGATCATACAGTTACCCTTCAAGGGGCTGCTCATTGCAGGACTTTGAGAACATGATGGAGCctctgccatccaagcgatcACTCTCGCAA CCGCTGCAGGTGTTGTTTGCTGGAGAGGCGACTCATCCCTCCTACTTCTCCACCGTCCATGGAGCTCTTCTCTCTGGTTGGAGGGAAGCCGACAGGCTCCTCGCTCACTACTCGTCATCCACTCGTCCAGCACAGCCAACAGAGTCAAAGCTTTAA
- the rassf4a gene encoding ras association domain-containing protein 4a isoform X3, whose amino-acid sequence MEENQTHVKLSAEKLIPKSDMLSLLRTYNCYHEGKNFQLRAREEEEGELILEGLLNIHWGLHRPIRLQMYDDNERLRLNRYDRNNTSIIAKQRSTESNNNSLSRENGPAGMGVDGVQEEEESPQLLRTRSDASYMQVQRRSRTNTARNLQRLRTHRFSINGHFYNHKVENKSEEFVLYMVHESGERTKLRDGEYPLVTRVLHGPCEMISKIFIMEADLGEEVTYDVAQYIKFEIPVLDSFVEKLKEEEEREINKLTKKYIALRSMIVHQLEGKTHSCDPV is encoded by the exons ATGGAAGAGAATCAAACTCACGTGAAGCTCAGTGCAGAGAAACTAATACCCAA GTCTGACATGCTGTCGTTGCTTCGCACTTACAACTGCTACCATGAAGGCAAGAACTTCCAGCTGAGGGCTCGTGAG gaggaggagggggaactCATCCTGGAGGGTTTGCTGAACATCCACTGGGGTCTGCATCGACCAATCAGACTTCAAATGTACGATGACAACGAAAGACTGCGTCTCAACCGGTATGACAG GAACAATACATCTATAATTGCAAAGCAACGATCAACAGAGTCGAACAACAACTCACTGAGCAGGGAAAATGGACCAGCAG GGATGGGTGTGGATGGggtgcaggaggaggaggagtctcCACAGCTACTGAGGACCAGAAGTGACGCATCCTACATGCAAGTCCAGAGGAGGTCAAGGACAAACACCGCCAGAAACCTGCAGCGTTTACGCACACACAGGTTCTCTATCAACGGGCACTTCTACAACCACAAG gtGGAAAATAAATCAGAGGAGTTTGTCCTTTACATGGTCCACGAGTCTGGCG AGCGGACCAAGTTGAGGGATGGTGAATACCCGCTGGTGACCCGTGTGCTTCACGGACCCTGCGAGATGATCTCCAAAATTTTCATCATGGAGGCTGACTTGGGAGAGGAAGTCACCTACGAT GTTGCCCAGTACATCAAGTTTGAGATTCCAGTTTTGGACAGCTTTGTGGAGAAGctaaaagaggaagaggagcgggAGATaaacaaactgacaaaaaa ATACATCGCTCTGAGGTCAATGATTGTCCATCAGCTGGAGGGCAAAACTCACTCCTGTGACCCAGTATaa
- the rassf4a gene encoding ras association domain-containing protein 4a isoform X2: MEENQTHVKLSAEKLIPKSDMLSLLRTYNCYHEGKNFQLRAREEEEGELILEGLLNIHWGLHRPIRLQMYDDNERLRLNRNNTSIIAKQRSTESNNNSLSRENGPAGMGVDGVQEEEESPQLLRTRSDASYMQVQRRSRTNTARNLQRLRTHRFSINGHFYNHKTSVFTPAFGSVTNVRVNSAMTTVQVLNMLLQKFRVENKSEEFVLYMVHESGERTKLRDGEYPLVTRVLHGPCEMISKIFIMEADLGEEVTYDVAQYIKFEIPVLDSFVEKLKEEEEREINKLTKKYIALRSMIVHQLEGKTHSCDPV; this comes from the exons ATGGAAGAGAATCAAACTCACGTGAAGCTCAGTGCAGAGAAACTAATACCCAA GTCTGACATGCTGTCGTTGCTTCGCACTTACAACTGCTACCATGAAGGCAAGAACTTCCAGCTGAGGGCTCGTGAG gaggaggagggggaactCATCCTGGAGGGTTTGCTGAACATCCACTGGGGTCTGCATCGACCAATCAGACTTCAAATGTACGATGACAACGAAAGACTGCGTCTCAACCG GAACAATACATCTATAATTGCAAAGCAACGATCAACAGAGTCGAACAACAACTCACTGAGCAGGGAAAATGGACCAGCAG GGATGGGTGTGGATGGggtgcaggaggaggaggagtctcCACAGCTACTGAGGACCAGAAGTGACGCATCCTACATGCAAGTCCAGAGGAGGTCAAGGACAAACACCGCCAGAAACCTGCAGCGTTTACGCACACACAGGTTCTCTATCAACGGGCACTTCTACAACCACAAG ACATCTGTGTTCACTCCGGCCTTTGGTTCAGTCACTAACGTGCGAGTTAACAGCGCCATGACGACGGTACAGGTCCTTAACATGCTGCTACAAAAGTTTAGG gtGGAAAATAAATCAGAGGAGTTTGTCCTTTACATGGTCCACGAGTCTGGCG AGCGGACCAAGTTGAGGGATGGTGAATACCCGCTGGTGACCCGTGTGCTTCACGGACCCTGCGAGATGATCTCCAAAATTTTCATCATGGAGGCTGACTTGGGAGAGGAAGTCACCTACGAT GTTGCCCAGTACATCAAGTTTGAGATTCCAGTTTTGGACAGCTTTGTGGAGAAGctaaaagaggaagaggagcgggAGATaaacaaactgacaaaaaa ATACATCGCTCTGAGGTCAATGATTGTCCATCAGCTGGAGGGCAAAACTCACTCCTGTGACCCAGTATaa
- the rassf4a gene encoding ras association domain-containing protein 4a isoform X1 gives MEENQTHVKLSAEKLIPKSDMLSLLRTYNCYHEGKNFQLRAREEEEGELILEGLLNIHWGLHRPIRLQMYDDNERLRLNRYDRNNTSIIAKQRSTESNNNSLSRENGPAGMGVDGVQEEEESPQLLRTRSDASYMQVQRRSRTNTARNLQRLRTHRFSINGHFYNHKTSVFTPAFGSVTNVRVNSAMTTVQVLNMLLQKFRVENKSEEFVLYMVHESGERTKLRDGEYPLVTRVLHGPCEMISKIFIMEADLGEEVTYDVAQYIKFEIPVLDSFVEKLKEEEEREINKLTKKYIALRSMIVHQLEGKTHSCDPV, from the exons ATGGAAGAGAATCAAACTCACGTGAAGCTCAGTGCAGAGAAACTAATACCCAA GTCTGACATGCTGTCGTTGCTTCGCACTTACAACTGCTACCATGAAGGCAAGAACTTCCAGCTGAGGGCTCGTGAG gaggaggagggggaactCATCCTGGAGGGTTTGCTGAACATCCACTGGGGTCTGCATCGACCAATCAGACTTCAAATGTACGATGACAACGAAAGACTGCGTCTCAACCGGTATGACAG GAACAATACATCTATAATTGCAAAGCAACGATCAACAGAGTCGAACAACAACTCACTGAGCAGGGAAAATGGACCAGCAG GGATGGGTGTGGATGGggtgcaggaggaggaggagtctcCACAGCTACTGAGGACCAGAAGTGACGCATCCTACATGCAAGTCCAGAGGAGGTCAAGGACAAACACCGCCAGAAACCTGCAGCGTTTACGCACACACAGGTTCTCTATCAACGGGCACTTCTACAACCACAAG ACATCTGTGTTCACTCCGGCCTTTGGTTCAGTCACTAACGTGCGAGTTAACAGCGCCATGACGACGGTACAGGTCCTTAACATGCTGCTACAAAAGTTTAGG gtGGAAAATAAATCAGAGGAGTTTGTCCTTTACATGGTCCACGAGTCTGGCG AGCGGACCAAGTTGAGGGATGGTGAATACCCGCTGGTGACCCGTGTGCTTCACGGACCCTGCGAGATGATCTCCAAAATTTTCATCATGGAGGCTGACTTGGGAGAGGAAGTCACCTACGAT GTTGCCCAGTACATCAAGTTTGAGATTCCAGTTTTGGACAGCTTTGTGGAGAAGctaaaagaggaagaggagcgggAGATaaacaaactgacaaaaaa ATACATCGCTCTGAGGTCAATGATTGTCCATCAGCTGGAGGGCAAAACTCACTCCTGTGACCCAGTATaa
- the LOC133485420 gene encoding C-X-C motif chemokine 11-like, translating to MRLNLLSVCRLILLAACCVLNTDSTFVPGRCLCPETQAGVRGKLQELTVYPKNPNCDKVTVIVMLKSSNEPVCLSPDAPMGKQLIRCWNRAKTQGRNVKLCLRRRRRRRRGQRQRSRHRGRASNKPQ from the exons ATGAGGCTCAACCTTCTGTCAGTGTGCAGGCTCATCTTGCTTGCTGCCTGCTGTGTGCTGAACACAG aCAGCACGTTCGTTCCGGGAAGATGTTTGTGTCCTGAGACACAAGCTGGCGTGCGAGGCAAACTGCAGGAGCTCACCGTGTACCCCAAGAACCCCAACTGCGACAAAGTCACAGTTAT AGTGATGCTGAAGAGCAGCAATGAGCCTGTCTGTCTGAGTCCAGATGCTCCAATGGGAAAGCAGCTGATTCGATGCTGGAACAG AGCAAAAACTCAGGGTCGCAACGTGAAGCTGtgtctgaggaggaggagaaggaggaggagaggccAGCGCCAGCGTTCTCGACACCGCGGGAGAGCCTCAAATAAACCCCAGTAG